TTTCATTGCACACGGCTTTCCCTATGTATAAATTTTACACTCAGTTCCCTTTCTAGGGGGAACTCGAACAAAGTTGAATATTCAACCCTTAATTGCATAAGCATTTCAGTATAAAAATGAATGAATTTTTTTTATCTTATCCCTCCATTCATTTCGGGATAATTCCCATTTCATTTAGACACTCTCATAATAAATCATTCATCATTGGCCAAATTATGAATACAAATAATATCCAAATACCAAATACGCCCTCTATATAATCCCCGTGAGATAGAAGAATCTCTTGGTAAGATCAAAGAAAGAGCTTTTTCTTCCTCTGTAAAGAATTCTTCTAAAAATTCTGAACCTAATCTTTTCAAAAAAGCACGTACAGTACTTTTGTGTTTACGAGACAAAGTTCTAGCACAAGAAAGTCGAAGTATATACTTTATTCGATACAAACTTTTTTTTCTTGAAGAGCCGCTATAATAATGAGAAATATTTCTACATATACGTCCAAATCGATCAAGAATATCAGAATCTGATAAATCGGTCCAGACCGACTTACTAATGGGATGCCCTAATACATTACAAAATTTCGCTTTAGCCAATGACCCAACCAAAGGAATAATTGGAACTACGGTATCGAACTTCTTACTAATATTCTCTATTAGAAATGAATTTTTTAACATTTGACTCCGTATTACTGAAGAATTGAGTCGCACCCTTGAAAGAAAACCCATAAAGTCTAGGGAATGGTTTGATAATCGATTGATATAGAGTCTTTTTGGTTGAGACCACACAGAAAAATGACATTGCCCGAAATAGATAAGGTAATATTTCCATTTATGCATCAGAAGAGATGTCCCTTTTGAAGCCAGAATTGATTTTCCTTGATACCTAACATAATGTGGGAAAGGTTCTCTGAAAATCCATAGGATAACTCCAAAATCCTTAGTAAAAACTTTTACTAGATATTTTAGCTTTCCGCAGAAATAGATTCGTTCAATAAGGGCTCCAAAAGATGTTGGTCGTAAATAAGAGGATTGGTTGCAGAGAAAAACAAAAAGGGATTCGTATTCACATACATGCAAATTATATAGGAATAAGAATAATCTTTGATTCCTTTTTTTCAAAAAGGAAATCAATTCCTTTGGAGTAATAAGACTATTCAAATTACGATACTCATAAAGAAAAAATCGTAATAAATGCAAAGAAGAGGCATCTTTCACCCAGTAGCGAAGAGTTTGAACCAAGATTTCGAGATGGGCGGGGTAAGTTATTAATATATCTAACACATAATTTAAATGTAATAATTTGTCCTCTAAAAAGGGAAATATTGAATGAATTGATCGCAAATTATGAGATTTTACTATTTCTTTTTCCCCTAGGGAAGATATTAATAGTAGGGAAAATGGAACTTCCACAATGACGGCAAACCCTTCTGTTATCATTTGTGAATACAAATTCTTTTTGTGCTTGTGCCCCAAAATTACATTTTGATTCGAATCATTAGCAGAAAGAATCAAATGATTCTGTTGATACATTCGAGTAATTAAACGTTTTACAAGCAGTAAACTGTATTTACTGTTGCCTGAATTTTCCAACAAAATCGATTTATTTAAACCATGATCATATGCAAATGCATAAATATATTCCTGAAAGATAAGTGGATATAAAAAATTATGTTGCCAAGACCTGTCTAGTTCTATATGTCTTTGGAATTCTTCCATTTCAATTTAATTTAGACCGAAAACAAAAGTAAAAATAGAGGGTTTCTTGGGTTATCAAATGATACATAGTGCGATACAGTCAAAACAGGGTATTTTATTAGGAAATAATAGATACCTCGGATAACGGGTAAATTCATCAGCAGACTCTCTATTTTTGTTCCATCTAATTGGTTTTTTATCTTATAAGATAAAAAAATAAGATGGTTAGAAATCTTTTATTTTTTAAACCCAATCGCTCTTTTGATTTTGGAATAAAGTATTTTATCAATATACTCTTTCTTCTACACATTCATCGCTATCCCCTTAACTGGATAATAGAATAGTTAGGATTCACTATAAAAAACAAAGTATCCACTCGTGGGAGAATCCTTTCCCGCATCAGTCACTAATTTATTTTAACGTCTAATTAGATCGGGAAATCATTCAAATTATGAAGATAAACTCGTTGTTCTTTTTTTCCCCAGAATTTGAACCATTAAGGTTCGATCCATTTATTCAATCGACCCAACTTTAAATTCATTTCGTTCCCTTACAAGAATTCAAATAGAATTTTGTACCAATTTGGTAAGAATGAAATATTGTCCTAATTTTATATTGATACGACATGCTCTTTTTTCCATTCATTTCCTTTCAGGATCAGTCGTGGTCTTATAAACTCTACCGATAATGTAGACGAATTCTTTGCTTCATCCAAATATGTAAAAGATTCTAGCCGCACTTAAAAGCCGAGTACTCTACCGTTGAGTTAGCAACCCGAAAAATAGATATGTAGATACAATCGAGATAAAAAAAA
This region of Spinacia oleracea plastid, complete genome genomic DNA includes:
- the matK gene encoding maturase K, with product MEEFQRHIELDRSWQHNFLYPLIFQEYIYAFAYDHGLNKSILLENSGNSKYSLLLVKRLITRMYQQNHLILSANDSNQNVILGHKHKKNLYSQMITEGFAVIVEVPFSLLLISSLGEKEIVKSHNLRSIHSIFPFLEDKLLHLNYVLDILITYPAHLEILVQTLRYWVKDASSLHLLRFFLYEYRNLNSLITPKELISFLKKRNQRLFLFLYNLHVCEYESLFVFLCNQSSYLRPTSFGALIERIYFCGKLKYLVKVFTKDFGVILWIFREPFPHYVRYQGKSILASKGTSLLMHKWKYYLIYFGQCHFSVWSQPKRLYINRLSNHSLDFMGFLSRVRLNSSVIRSQMLKNSFLIENISKKFDTVVPIIPLVGSLAKAKFCNVLGHPISKSVWTDLSDSDILDRFGRICRNISHYYSGSSRKKSLYRIKYILRLSCARTLSRKHKSTVRAFLKRLGSEFLEEFFTEEEKALSLILPRDSSISRGLYRGRIWYLDIICIHNLANDE